CGGCTCGATCTCGTTCTCGCCGCACACGGACGGCGCCAAGGCGAAGTGGCTCGACTACGATACCCGCCACATGCTCACGGAGTTGGATCCGAAGCCGGAGTTCGTGACTGTCACGACCGGCACCACGCTCTGGGATATCATGTCCATGAATACCCTGGAGGACGTGAAGGGGACTCACCTGGAGGATCCCAAGGTACTCGCGGCGTGGGCCAATATGGTGGTGGACTCGACGCCCGAATTTTACGTCGAGCATCTCAAGCGTCTTCGGAAAAATGGCATCCAGCCGTACTTCGTGCCAGCGCATGTTCACCAGTGGGAACTCATCGAACGCTGTATCCGCGCCGGCATTTACATGGGTCCGTTGAACATGGCGCTCTGCGCCTACGGTGGAGGGACGCTCGGACGAAATCCATTTGATCTGATGCATTTCCTGCAACGCGTGCCGCAAGGATCGGTCAACACATTCTGGTCCAGCATGAGAGGATTGATTTCCATCTCGGCGATGTCCCTTGTGCTCGGTCAGCACATACGCGTCGGCAACGAGGACAATCTTTGGGGCGCCGACCGCAAGCGCAAGACCACGGTCGAGCAGATTCAGGGTGTGGTGCGTCTCTGCAAGGAGTTTGGCCGCAAACTGGCGACCGCCGAAGAGGCGCGCAAGATCATGAAGGTCGGCACCTGGTACAACAGCGTCGAAGAGACGCTGCAGAACAACGGCATGCCGCCCAACCCCACCGAGTTCAATCCGGGCTTCCTCACCTGGCCAACCGACGGGAAGATCAAGCCTGCTGTCCTCGGCGGCGATTCGCATCCGATCGCCGCATGCATGATCGCACCGGAGCCGGTCCGGGAGGCGCA
The genomic region above belongs to Ensifer adhaerens and contains:
- a CDS encoding 3-keto-5-aminohexanoate cleavage protein, giving the protein MAPLIITAAPYGPAWLPGDASDIPLSWDEQVQAAVDCYNAGATMLHFHVRNPATGMGSTNFDQYNYLLKRVKEAVPDMIIQVGGSISFSPHTDGAKAKWLDYDTRHMLTELDPKPEFVTVTTGTTLWDIMSMNTLEDVKGTHLEDPKVLAAWANMVVDSTPEFYVEHLKRLRKNGIQPYFVPAHVHQWELIERCIRAGIYMGPLNMALCAYGGGTLGRNPFDLMHFLQRVPQGSVNTFWSSMRGLISISAMSLVLGQHIRVGNEDNLWGADRKRKTTVEQIQGVVRLCKEFGRKLATAEEARKIMKVGTWYNSVEETLQNNGMPPNPTEFNPGFLTWPTDGKIKPAVLGGDSHPIAACMIAPEPVREAQAALMAARK